One genomic window of Metopolophium dirhodum isolate CAU chromosome 4, ASM1992520v1, whole genome shotgun sequence includes the following:
- the LOC132943807 gene encoding uncharacterized protein LOC132943807 isoform X1, whose translation MFMVSISVLHFKYLFILYFLLGIMQQGNIQIAPQIFVPDIPAGSSCVRDIEVNGSPVIPTLNDAATDCPVEPSVRNDKLSAVRDSVSPVRDNIMSTVRDNVMDEFYNNVDDDGDYAQVADIIENLGFCKKEDSYTTLDNGKRVSSANTKSAVRAKKLRLNLVKSPGFTQISTSSNNTITWYYVKNTGNIQNYIYFLDSIKSELINLLKSIASKNPIKFNLKLEATYNIPNVEYSSENRAFKTSAKAVFCDTGVQEIVEEAFAKLMKEQDEYTSKGSGFTLQCIDGLMLGVYKYTPIGGSSYIQLPDAIENKKATINPQNIDMQCFKWAILAKHVTGENKCRIGDNYIKHEKKYNFTNISFPTPLHQVKIFEKNNPNVSVNVYGIDKKFQPPKFPEYKVFPLKVVHEEKPDHFDLLIISDGDNSHYSYISNFSRLIRSQKTKHDGQTIFCKRCFTTFDKQQYKYKLNGVAGLEQHKLICGEHKPILPQIPEPGSILEFTAWDKTQRHPIVIYADFEAILKKTDEKIGEKTTAFQEHEPMSYGYMVKANDEIPVELLEKFGIPTSPVIYRGNENNKDVAKHFVDSIVDIAKKIEELLKTNIPIIFTGEQRKTHELCNNCNLCKTKFSRENHKVADHCHLSGKFRQSLCNTCNLKLQTPNFVPVFFHNLSNYDSHFIVTRLGYDTNSISVIPNSEEKFITFSKYISNSFTLRFIDTLRFMASSLSTLSKNLITPGFEKFRNSAKHFSAQDLPLVTRKGVYPYDYTDDWDKLEETSLPAEKDFYSSLEESHIKHEDFKHANTVWNHFSCQTLGEYSDLYLKIDVLLLADVFENFRDLCLTTYHLDPSFYYTAPGFSFDCMLKYTGQQLELLHDYDMLLMIEKGIRGGLTQASMRYAKANNEKTPDYDPTKPKSWLVYQDCNNLYGYAMSQFMPYGGFKWVEPTLDGLNALDDSSPIGRMYEVDISYPKELHDKHNDLPFLPKNDIPPGSKVKKLMATLHSKKNYVIHYRNLQQAIKNGLVVEKVHRVIQFNQSDWLKKYIELNTEMRKKAKNDFEKDFFKLLNNAVFGKTMENLRLRIKMELVCSEKRLQKLINLTTFKHCITYNETLNAISLENKIIKFCKPIYIGFAVLEISKTVMYDYHYNVMQAHYGNKIELMYTDTDSLVYYIQTDDFYKDLENNSNLLDRMDTSDLPRDHPCYIAERKKIPGLFSDETNSEVMTDFCALRSKSYAYKINGKEKIRAKGIRGHVVKNHMNFDDHYRCLFGDATLDTKTENVSIRSFKHQLKTIKSNKVTYNSFDDKRIILEDRIHTLAHGHYSTEEPDTLAEQDE comes from the exons ATGTTCATGGTAAGTATTTCTGTCttacactttaaatatttatttatattatattttttactaggtATCATGCAGCAAGGAAATATACAGATCGCACCCCAAATATTTGTTCCTGATATTCCAGCAGGTTCGTCATGTGTACGAGATATCGAGGTAAACGGTTCACCAGTGATACCAACCCTAAATGATGCCGCGACAGACTGTCCGGTGGAACCATCCGTCCGAAATGATAAACTATCAGCAGTACGAGATAGCGTATCACCAGTACGAGATAACATAATGTCAACAGTACGAGATAACGTGATGGATGAATTTTACAACAACGTGGATGACGATGGCGATTACGCTCAAGTTGCAGATATCATCGAAAACCTTGGATTCTGTAAAAAGGAAg attcATACACCACTCTTGATAATGGAAAACGCGTTTCCAGTGCAAACACTAAATCTGCTGTCAGGGCAAAAAAATTACGCTTGAATCTCGTAAAGTCCCCCGGGTTTACACAAATCTCGACGTCATCAAACAACACAATCACTTGGTATTACGTAAAAAATACCGGcaatattcaaaactatatttACTTCCTTGATTCTATTAAATCCGAACTAATCAATTTACTAAAATCAATTGCGAGTAAAAATCCgatcaagtttaatttaaagCTTGAGGcgacatataatataccaaatgtgGAATATTCATCGGAAAACCGTGCTTTCAAAACATCGGCTAAGGCGGTTTTCTGTGATACCGGAGTACAGGAAATTGTTGAAGAGGCATTCGCTAAATTAATGAAAGAGCAAGACGAGTATACAAGCAAGGGTAGTGGTTTCACATTACAATGTATAGACGGTTTAATgttaggtgtatataaatatacacctaTAGGCGGCTCATCCTACATACAACTACCAGATgcgatagaaaataaaaaagccACGATTAACCCTCAAAACATAGACATGCAATGCTTCAAATGGGCAATCCTAGCAAAACATGTTACAGGAGAAAATAAATGTCGTATTggtgataattatataaaacacgaaaaaaaatataattttacaaatatatcgtTCCCGACACCACTACATCaggttaaaatttttgaaaaaaataacccaAACGTGTCCGTAAATGTTTACGGTATCGATAAGAAATTTCAACCACCAAAATTTCCGGAATATAAAGTATTCCCTCTGAAAGTAGTACATGAAGAAAAACCCGACCATTTTGATCTACTTATAATATCAGACGGGGATAACAGTCACTATAGCTACATCTCTAATTTTTCACGGCTCATCAGATCACAAAAAACCAAACACGATGGACAAACAATATTTTGCAAACGGTGCTTCACAACATTCGACAAACAAcagtacaaatataaattaaacggcGTGGCAGGACTAgaacaacataaattaatatgtggGGAGCACAAACCCATACTACCTCAGATACCTGAACCTGGGTCAATACTCGAGTTTACTGCATGGGATAAAACACAACGTCATCCTATAGTAATTTATGCAGATTTCGAAGCAATTCTCAAGAAAACTGATGAGAAAATTGGAGAAAAAACAACAGCTTTTCAAGAACACGAACCCATGAGCTATGGGTATATGGTTAAAGCAAATGACGAAATACCGGTGGAACTGCTTGAAAAATTCGGAATTCCAACATCACCCGTAATCTACCgtggaaatgaaaataataaggaCGTGGCGAAACATTTTGTAGATAGTATTGTGGACAtagctaaaaaaattgaagaattacTCAAAACAAACATTCCTATAATTTTCACGGGTGAACAACGAAAAACACAcgaattatgtaataattgtaatttatgtaagaCCAAGTTTTCTCGTGAAAATCATAAAGTGGCAGATCACTGCCATTTATCGGGAAAATTTAGACAATCGTTATGCAATACGTGTAATCTTAAACTTCAAACACCAAACTTTGTACcggtattttttcataatttatcgaATTATGATTCACATTTCATTGTCACTCGTCTTGGATATGATACAAACTCCATCTCTGTAATACCAAACAGCGAAGAAAAGTttattacgttttcaaaatatataagcaaTTCGTTCACATTAAGATTTATCGATACACTGAGATTTATGGCCTCCAGCTTATCAacactttcaaaaaatttaatcacACCTGGATTTGAAAAGTTTAGAAACAGCGCAAAACACTTTTCCGCACAGGATTTACCACTAGTTACCCGTAAGGGTGTATACCCGTATGACTATACAGATGATTGGGATAAGCTCGAAGAAACCAGTTTACCGGCAGAAAAAGATTTTTACAGTTCATTGGAAGAATCACATATAAAACATGAGGATTTTAAACATGCAAATACAGTTTGGAACCATTTCAGCTGTCAAACACTCGGGGAATACTctgatctttatttaaaaatcgatgTGCTACTGTTGGCTgatgtgtttgaaaatttccgAGACCTCTGTTTAACCACCTACCATCTGGATCCATCATTTTACTACACGGCACCAGGATTTAGTTTTGACTGTATGTTGAAATACACGGGTCAACAACTCGAATTACTTCATGATTATGACATGTTGTTAATGATTGAAAAag GAATTCGTGGTGGGTTGACTCAGGCGAGCATGAGATATGCAAAGGCGAATAATGAAAAGACACCAGATTATGATCCAACAAAACCGAAATCATGGCTTGTTTATCAGGAtt GTAACAATTTGTATGGTTACGCAATGTCACAATTCATGCCATACGGTGGATTTAAGTGGGTCGAACCCACACTAGATGGGTTAAATGCTTTAGACGATAGTTCACCAATCGGTCGGATGTATGAGGTTGACATATCATACCCAAAAGAACTTCATGACAAACATAATGACTTGCCATTCCTACCGAAAAATGATATTCCACCCggttcaaaagttaaaaaacttaTGGCAACACTCCATTCAAAGAAAAACTACGTGATTCATTATCGGAACCTACAGCAGGCCATTAAAAACGGACTAGTAGTGGAAAAA gttcACAGAGTTATACAGTTTAATCAGTCAGACTGGCTTAAGAAATATATAGAATTAAACACTGAGATGCGAAAAAAAGCTAAAAACGACTTCGAAAAGgactttttcaaacttttaaacaacGCTGTtttcg GGAAGACGATGGAGAATTTAAGACTTAGAATTAAAATGGAGCTTGTTTGTAGTGAAAAACGTCTGCAAAAACTTATAAACCTTACAACATTCAAACACTGCATTACATACAATGAAACTCTGAATGCCATatcattagaaaataaaattatcaagttttgcaagccaatatatatag gtTTTGCAGTATTGGAAATTTCTAAGACCGTTATGTATGATTATCATTACAACGTTATGCAAGCTCATTATGGAAATAAAATTGAGCTCATGTATACTGATACag attcactGGTATACTATATCCAGACCGATGATTTTTACAAAGACTTGGAAAATAATTCCAATTTACTCGATCGAATGGATACATCAGACTTACCACGAGACCATCCGTGTTACATTGCCGAACGAAAGAAAATTCCGGGTCTGTTTTCCGATGAGACTAATTCAGAGGTTATGACAGATTTTTGTGCACTACGTTCAAAGTCTTATGCATATAAGATCAATGGTAAGGAGAAGATCCGGGCGAAAGGAATCCGAGGACATGTAGTGAAAAACCACATGAACTTCGACGATCATTATCGCTGTCTGTTTGGGGATGCAACCTTGGATACGAAGACAGAAAATGTCTCTATCCGTTCATTCAAACATCAATTGAAGACCATTAAATCAAACAAAGTCACTTATAATAGTTTCGATGACAAGAGGATTATACTCGAGGATAGAATACATACCCTAGCTCACGGACACTACTCCACAGA gGAACCCGATACACTAGCTGAGCAAGATGAATAA
- the LOC132943807 gene encoding uncharacterized protein LOC132943807 isoform X2 — MPQTTTPDNVHGIMQQGNIQIAPQIFVPDIPAGSSCVRDIEVNGSPVIPTLNDAATDCPVEPSVRNDKLSAVRDSVSPVRDNIMSTVRDNVMDEFYNNVDDDGDYAQVADIIENLGFCKKEDSYTTLDNGKRVSSANTKSAVRAKKLRLNLVKSPGFTQISTSSNNTITWYYVKNTGNIQNYIYFLDSIKSELINLLKSIASKNPIKFNLKLEATYNIPNVEYSSENRAFKTSAKAVFCDTGVQEIVEEAFAKLMKEQDEYTSKGSGFTLQCIDGLMLGVYKYTPIGGSSYIQLPDAIENKKATINPQNIDMQCFKWAILAKHVTGENKCRIGDNYIKHEKKYNFTNISFPTPLHQVKIFEKNNPNVSVNVYGIDKKFQPPKFPEYKVFPLKVVHEEKPDHFDLLIISDGDNSHYSYISNFSRLIRSQKTKHDGQTIFCKRCFTTFDKQQYKYKLNGVAGLEQHKLICGEHKPILPQIPEPGSILEFTAWDKTQRHPIVIYADFEAILKKTDEKIGEKTTAFQEHEPMSYGYMVKANDEIPVELLEKFGIPTSPVIYRGNENNKDVAKHFVDSIVDIAKKIEELLKTNIPIIFTGEQRKTHELCNNCNLCKTKFSRENHKVADHCHLSGKFRQSLCNTCNLKLQTPNFVPVFFHNLSNYDSHFIVTRLGYDTNSISVIPNSEEKFITFSKYISNSFTLRFIDTLRFMASSLSTLSKNLITPGFEKFRNSAKHFSAQDLPLVTRKGVYPYDYTDDWDKLEETSLPAEKDFYSSLEESHIKHEDFKHANTVWNHFSCQTLGEYSDLYLKIDVLLLADVFENFRDLCLTTYHLDPSFYYTAPGFSFDCMLKYTGQQLELLHDYDMLLMIEKGIRGGLTQASMRYAKANNEKTPDYDPTKPKSWLVYQDCNNLYGYAMSQFMPYGGFKWVEPTLDGLNALDDSSPIGRMYEVDISYPKELHDKHNDLPFLPKNDIPPGSKVKKLMATLHSKKNYVIHYRNLQQAIKNGLVVEKVHRVIQFNQSDWLKKYIELNTEMRKKAKNDFEKDFFKLLNNAVFGKTMENLRLRIKMELVCSEKRLQKLINLTTFKHCITYNETLNAISLENKIIKFCKPIYIGFAVLEISKTVMYDYHYNVMQAHYGNKIELMYTDTDSLVYYIQTDDFYKDLENNSNLLDRMDTSDLPRDHPCYIAERKKIPGLFSDETNSEVMTDFCALRSKSYAYKINGKEKIRAKGIRGHVVKNHMNFDDHYRCLFGDATLDTKTENVSIRSFKHQLKTIKSNKVTYNSFDDKRIILEDRIHTLAHGHYSTEEPDTLAEQDE; from the exons ATGCCGCAAACAACCACCCCCGATAATGTTCATG gtATCATGCAGCAAGGAAATATACAGATCGCACCCCAAATATTTGTTCCTGATATTCCAGCAGGTTCGTCATGTGTACGAGATATCGAGGTAAACGGTTCACCAGTGATACCAACCCTAAATGATGCCGCGACAGACTGTCCGGTGGAACCATCCGTCCGAAATGATAAACTATCAGCAGTACGAGATAGCGTATCACCAGTACGAGATAACATAATGTCAACAGTACGAGATAACGTGATGGATGAATTTTACAACAACGTGGATGACGATGGCGATTACGCTCAAGTTGCAGATATCATCGAAAACCTTGGATTCTGTAAAAAGGAAg attcATACACCACTCTTGATAATGGAAAACGCGTTTCCAGTGCAAACACTAAATCTGCTGTCAGGGCAAAAAAATTACGCTTGAATCTCGTAAAGTCCCCCGGGTTTACACAAATCTCGACGTCATCAAACAACACAATCACTTGGTATTACGTAAAAAATACCGGcaatattcaaaactatatttACTTCCTTGATTCTATTAAATCCGAACTAATCAATTTACTAAAATCAATTGCGAGTAAAAATCCgatcaagtttaatttaaagCTTGAGGcgacatataatataccaaatgtgGAATATTCATCGGAAAACCGTGCTTTCAAAACATCGGCTAAGGCGGTTTTCTGTGATACCGGAGTACAGGAAATTGTTGAAGAGGCATTCGCTAAATTAATGAAAGAGCAAGACGAGTATACAAGCAAGGGTAGTGGTTTCACATTACAATGTATAGACGGTTTAATgttaggtgtatataaatatacacctaTAGGCGGCTCATCCTACATACAACTACCAGATgcgatagaaaataaaaaagccACGATTAACCCTCAAAACATAGACATGCAATGCTTCAAATGGGCAATCCTAGCAAAACATGTTACAGGAGAAAATAAATGTCGTATTggtgataattatataaaacacgaaaaaaaatataattttacaaatatatcgtTCCCGACACCACTACATCaggttaaaatttttgaaaaaaataacccaAACGTGTCCGTAAATGTTTACGGTATCGATAAGAAATTTCAACCACCAAAATTTCCGGAATATAAAGTATTCCCTCTGAAAGTAGTACATGAAGAAAAACCCGACCATTTTGATCTACTTATAATATCAGACGGGGATAACAGTCACTATAGCTACATCTCTAATTTTTCACGGCTCATCAGATCACAAAAAACCAAACACGATGGACAAACAATATTTTGCAAACGGTGCTTCACAACATTCGACAAACAAcagtacaaatataaattaaacggcGTGGCAGGACTAgaacaacataaattaatatgtggGGAGCACAAACCCATACTACCTCAGATACCTGAACCTGGGTCAATACTCGAGTTTACTGCATGGGATAAAACACAACGTCATCCTATAGTAATTTATGCAGATTTCGAAGCAATTCTCAAGAAAACTGATGAGAAAATTGGAGAAAAAACAACAGCTTTTCAAGAACACGAACCCATGAGCTATGGGTATATGGTTAAAGCAAATGACGAAATACCGGTGGAACTGCTTGAAAAATTCGGAATTCCAACATCACCCGTAATCTACCgtggaaatgaaaataataaggaCGTGGCGAAACATTTTGTAGATAGTATTGTGGACAtagctaaaaaaattgaagaattacTCAAAACAAACATTCCTATAATTTTCACGGGTGAACAACGAAAAACACAcgaattatgtaataattgtaatttatgtaagaCCAAGTTTTCTCGTGAAAATCATAAAGTGGCAGATCACTGCCATTTATCGGGAAAATTTAGACAATCGTTATGCAATACGTGTAATCTTAAACTTCAAACACCAAACTTTGTACcggtattttttcataatttatcgaATTATGATTCACATTTCATTGTCACTCGTCTTGGATATGATACAAACTCCATCTCTGTAATACCAAACAGCGAAGAAAAGTttattacgttttcaaaatatataagcaaTTCGTTCACATTAAGATTTATCGATACACTGAGATTTATGGCCTCCAGCTTATCAacactttcaaaaaatttaatcacACCTGGATTTGAAAAGTTTAGAAACAGCGCAAAACACTTTTCCGCACAGGATTTACCACTAGTTACCCGTAAGGGTGTATACCCGTATGACTATACAGATGATTGGGATAAGCTCGAAGAAACCAGTTTACCGGCAGAAAAAGATTTTTACAGTTCATTGGAAGAATCACATATAAAACATGAGGATTTTAAACATGCAAATACAGTTTGGAACCATTTCAGCTGTCAAACACTCGGGGAATACTctgatctttatttaaaaatcgatgTGCTACTGTTGGCTgatgtgtttgaaaatttccgAGACCTCTGTTTAACCACCTACCATCTGGATCCATCATTTTACTACACGGCACCAGGATTTAGTTTTGACTGTATGTTGAAATACACGGGTCAACAACTCGAATTACTTCATGATTATGACATGTTGTTAATGATTGAAAAag GAATTCGTGGTGGGTTGACTCAGGCGAGCATGAGATATGCAAAGGCGAATAATGAAAAGACACCAGATTATGATCCAACAAAACCGAAATCATGGCTTGTTTATCAGGAtt GTAACAATTTGTATGGTTACGCAATGTCACAATTCATGCCATACGGTGGATTTAAGTGGGTCGAACCCACACTAGATGGGTTAAATGCTTTAGACGATAGTTCACCAATCGGTCGGATGTATGAGGTTGACATATCATACCCAAAAGAACTTCATGACAAACATAATGACTTGCCATTCCTACCGAAAAATGATATTCCACCCggttcaaaagttaaaaaacttaTGGCAACACTCCATTCAAAGAAAAACTACGTGATTCATTATCGGAACCTACAGCAGGCCATTAAAAACGGACTAGTAGTGGAAAAA gttcACAGAGTTATACAGTTTAATCAGTCAGACTGGCTTAAGAAATATATAGAATTAAACACTGAGATGCGAAAAAAAGCTAAAAACGACTTCGAAAAGgactttttcaaacttttaaacaacGCTGTtttcg GGAAGACGATGGAGAATTTAAGACTTAGAATTAAAATGGAGCTTGTTTGTAGTGAAAAACGTCTGCAAAAACTTATAAACCTTACAACATTCAAACACTGCATTACATACAATGAAACTCTGAATGCCATatcattagaaaataaaattatcaagttttgcaagccaatatatatag gtTTTGCAGTATTGGAAATTTCTAAGACCGTTATGTATGATTATCATTACAACGTTATGCAAGCTCATTATGGAAATAAAATTGAGCTCATGTATACTGATACag attcactGGTATACTATATCCAGACCGATGATTTTTACAAAGACTTGGAAAATAATTCCAATTTACTCGATCGAATGGATACATCAGACTTACCACGAGACCATCCGTGTTACATTGCCGAACGAAAGAAAATTCCGGGTCTGTTTTCCGATGAGACTAATTCAGAGGTTATGACAGATTTTTGTGCACTACGTTCAAAGTCTTATGCATATAAGATCAATGGTAAGGAGAAGATCCGGGCGAAAGGAATCCGAGGACATGTAGTGAAAAACCACATGAACTTCGACGATCATTATCGCTGTCTGTTTGGGGATGCAACCTTGGATACGAAGACAGAAAATGTCTCTATCCGTTCATTCAAACATCAATTGAAGACCATTAAATCAAACAAAGTCACTTATAATAGTTTCGATGACAAGAGGATTATACTCGAGGATAGAATACATACCCTAGCTCACGGACACTACTCCACAGA gGAACCCGATACACTAGCTGAGCAAGATGAATAA
- the LOC132943801 gene encoding uncharacterized protein LOC132943801, whose translation MAGPVANMANIWKKKPFKYTPPSPPANLIDCSNLTIDFAARKFLNIGLDPTDEFNTRIHIITASRYVNIPVDFLNRIFRLMGNILSFILDQPEKYKRKLFLETDSISLSSMVYQSENTLVIESKIQDGCRVLLNRTDLLLLQDLESTISEIIDRKSIIIKPIVIHQIDLIASFLKTNSMLKHSTLEIMRNRVRNVNNDFISIHVIGENDYIFTSQLKLYATDCIVQKWMEKLEKDEGYNGQCSLVYSPPSFNSLYGQENLPLISPLSPPTQESHVENMEYSLPTQESPVENMQYSLPTQESFTENDGPFGPQYIYN comes from the exons atggctGGACCAGTCGCAAATATGGCTAATATTTGGAAGAAGAAGCCTTTTAAATATACTCCACCATCACCGCCAGCTAATCTCATCGATTGCAGTAATTTAACTATCGATTTCGCGGCCCGtaagtttttaaacattggACTAGACCCTACCGATGAATTCAATACcaggatacatattataacagctTCACGTTATGTAAATATTCCTGTCGACTTTCTAAATCGAATATTCAGACTTATGGGAAACATTCTATCGTTCATACTCGATCAAccagaaaaatataaacgaaaattatttttggagaCAGACTCAATTTCATTATCTAGTATGGTGTATCAATCGGAGAATACACTCGTTATAGAATCAAAAATTCAAGACGGTTGTCGTGTTTTGTTAAATCGTACCGACCTATTACTCTTGCAAGATTTAGAATCTACCATTTCTGAGATCATCGAtagaaaatctattataattaaaccaaTTGTAATACATCAAATTGATCTAATCGCCTCATTCTTAAAAACAAACTCGATGTTAAAACACTCGACACTCGAAATAATGAGAAACCGTGTGAGAAACGTCAATAATGATTTCATTTCAATACACGTTATTGGTGAGAACGACTACATTTTCACAAgtcagttaaaattatatgcaacTGATTGTATCGTTCAAAAATGgatggaaaaattggaaaaagatgag ggATACAATGGTCAGTGTTCATTAGTTTATTCTCCGCCATCGTTTAACAGTTTATATGGACAG gaaaATCTGCCATTAATCTCGCCCTTATCTCCACCGACACAAGAGAGCCACGTCGAAAACATGGAGTATTCTCTACCCACACAGGAGAGCCCCGTCGAAAACATGCAGTATTCTCTACCCACACAGGAGAGCTTCACCGAAAACGATGGACCATTTGGACCacagtatatatataactaa